The Phycisphaerae bacterium genome includes a window with the following:
- a CDS encoding glycosyltransferase family 4 protein produces the protein MADDAEQIISPVSTLLVIDDDVLDRLGSTVRQLCVGMIDEVVRVMVLARSTCRIEEAIGPSQLFYLPRRCWPWHWRRLNPDQALALIGDEKPDVIHCMSADLLHMAQDWVMEWGSRVVVHLTDLSDVRRFLRLRLPPELVVICTTPTLQQSLVRKRPDLVSRIRVIPLGIPASPEPACFADPERVPTVLVTAPLTHDCGLHLILKAMDAVIAAGQDMHLFVLSSGPGEYVFRKVVRQLGLRSRVTFAGELHDWTAMQAAMRDADFYILPGERRRFTISTLMAMATGLAIIAPTGTIGDYLIDGVTASLFDPQKPRQISEKLSALLADKAVARRLAQGGLEYIRAHHQASAMVSSIAGVYRELCSPGE, from the coding sequence ATGGCTGATGACGCGGAACAGATCATTTCTCCAGTCAGCACGCTGTTGGTCATCGACGACGACGTCCTCGACCGTCTCGGCAGCACGGTCCGTCAACTGTGCGTGGGAATGATTGATGAGGTCGTGCGGGTGATGGTACTGGCCCGCTCGACCTGCCGGATCGAAGAGGCGATAGGCCCGTCGCAGTTGTTCTATCTGCCCAGGCGTTGCTGGCCATGGCACTGGCGGCGGTTGAACCCCGATCAAGCCCTGGCCCTGATCGGCGACGAGAAACCCGATGTGATTCACTGCATGTCGGCGGACCTGTTGCACATGGCGCAGGATTGGGTGATGGAGTGGGGGAGCCGAGTCGTGGTGCACCTGACCGACCTTTCCGACGTCCGCCGCTTTCTCAGATTGCGGCTTCCGCCGGAACTGGTCGTCATTTGCACGACGCCGACCCTTCAACAGTCGTTGGTTCGAAAGCGGCCGGACCTGGTCAGCCGCATCCGGGTGATTCCTCTGGGCATCCCCGCCAGCCCGGAGCCGGCGTGTTTTGCGGATCCGGAGCGGGTCCCCACTGTCCTGGTAACGGCCCCGTTGACGCACGACTGCGGTCTGCACCTGATTCTCAAGGCGATGGATGCCGTAATCGCAGCCGGGCAAGACATGCATCTTTTTGTGTTGTCCTCGGGTCCCGGCGAGTACGTGTTTCGCAAGGTGGTTCGGCAACTCGGGTTGCGTTCGCGGGTAACGTTTGCAGGCGAGCTGCACGACTGGACGGCCATGCAGGCGGCCATGCGCGACGCGGACTTCTACATTCTGCCGGGCGAGCGGCGGCGTTTCACCATTAGCACGCTGATGGCCATGGCTACAGGCCTGGCGATTATCGCTCCGACGGGGACGATCGGCGACTACTTGATCGACGGCGTGACTGCCTCCCTCTTCGACCCTCAGAAACCCCGTCAGATCAGCGAGAAGCTGTCGGCCCTGCTGGCGGACAAGGCCGTTGCCCGGAGGCTTGCCCAGGGGGGGTTGGAGTACATTCGGGCCCACCATCAGGCCAGTGCCATGGTTTCCAGCATCGCGGGTGTTTATCGAGAGCTTTGCAGCCCGGGCGAATAG
- the floA gene encoding flotillin-like protein FloA (flotillin-like protein involved in membrane lipid rafts), giving the protein MIEHILALSLLAQRTPQHDGIPWGIIVIVAIGLLCLFVLALVGQVFNLWLQAFMSGAGVRITDLIGMRFRKVDARTIVMSKIRAVKAGLLEITTNDLETHYLAGGRVQNVISSLIAADRARIDMTFKTACAIDLAGRDVLEAVHTSVNPKVIDCPNPASGKQSIEAVAKDGIQLKARARVTVRTNIARLVGGATEETIIARVGEGIVTSIGSAENYKVVLENPDVISKRVLEKGLDAGTAFEILSIDIADVDVGVNVGAQLQADQAEADKRRFQAEAEKRAAMARAREAEMRALVEENRAKVVEAEATVPLAIAEAFRSGNLGIMDYYRIRNIQADTAMRSAIGGETKPPEQKKS; this is encoded by the coding sequence ATGATAGAGCACATTCTCGCACTGAGCCTGCTGGCCCAGAGGACGCCGCAGCACGACGGGATCCCGTGGGGCATCATTGTCATTGTCGCGATCGGGCTCCTCTGCCTCTTCGTGCTAGCCCTCGTGGGACAGGTGTTCAATCTCTGGCTCCAGGCGTTCATGAGCGGTGCCGGCGTGAGAATTACCGACCTGATCGGCATGCGGTTTCGTAAAGTCGACGCCCGGACGATCGTGATGAGCAAGATCCGGGCGGTGAAGGCCGGTTTGTTGGAGATCACGACCAACGACCTGGAGACGCACTATCTGGCCGGCGGACGGGTACAGAACGTCATTTCGTCGCTGATCGCCGCGGATCGTGCCCGCATCGATATGACTTTCAAGACGGCCTGTGCGATTGACCTCGCCGGTCGTGATGTCTTGGAGGCGGTGCACACCTCGGTTAATCCGAAGGTGATTGATTGCCCGAACCCGGCCAGCGGCAAGCAAAGCATCGAGGCGGTCGCCAAGGACGGCATTCAGCTCAAGGCTCGGGCGCGGGTGACGGTGCGAACGAACATCGCGCGCTTGGTCGGCGGTGCCACGGAAGAAACGATCATTGCCCGTGTCGGCGAAGGCATCGTGACCAGTATCGGCTCGGCCGAGAACTACAAAGTGGTGCTCGAAAACCCGGACGTAATCTCCAAACGCGTACTGGAAAAGGGTCTGGACGCAGGTACGGCGTTCGAGATTCTCTCGATCGACATCGCCGATGTGGACGTCGGGGTCAACGTGGGTGCCCAGCTTCAGGCCGATCAGGCTGAAGCCGACAAGCGGCGGTTCCAGGCCGAGGCCGAGAAGCGGGCGGCGATGGCTCGCGCCCGCGAGGCGGAGATGCGCGCATTGGTCGAAGAGAACCGCGCCAAGGTGGTCGAGGCCGAGGCGACCGTACCGCTGGCCATCGCCGAGGCCTTCCGCAGCGGCAACCTGGGCATCATGGATTACTACCGGATCAGGAACATCCAGGCCGACACCGCGATGCGCAGCGCGATCGGCGGCGAAACCAAGCCGCCGGAGCAGAAGAAGTCGTAA
- a CDS encoding NfeD family protein, with translation MSATLPFIPDLRILRPGVRSLLLVAMTALAAVPFRDSSAQETNATQPSASSLTSQQAGQIYVLPIRGEITNVTHDSLKRRLGMTEGTNLQIVVIELDTPGGALKATLEICHELKALRDDGVRVVAWVNHEAYSAGTIIALAADEIVMARNATIGDCQPIQITQEGASAIPDDIKAKAVSPLLAELEDSARRNNYEYETLLALIDPAVSLYWLRNTETGERRLVDTKGRDRLFGLERKESAGGGVSGLLKILGTNTEKDTKDSSGDVSDSRSRTAWKYVENDPSLGRISQPVDGPDQLLTMRTDKAKAFGFCRATVSNDAELREYLKVNWPVTRLESNWIESIIKWLASPLVRGILFLFMLLAIYTELNTPGVGIAGAVALICLILFLGAPYLTGYTVTWEIVAIVLGAILLLIEIFVIPGFGVAGVLGVILMAVGLLFSFAPSEPGFERELWPRIPTFGMIYVYLKHGLYALTGGLVGSLVGMYFIARYLPRVPVAGSLIAPNPDHEAVQLDDPYHGVALVGDTGTAETLLRPAGKARFGRMLVDVVSEGEYIESGAAVVVVERRGNRVVVRRAG, from the coding sequence ATGTCCGCGACATTACCCTTTATTCCAGACTTGCGAATACTTCGCCCTGGCGTACGTTCGCTCCTGCTCGTGGCAATGACAGCGCTGGCGGCGGTGCCGTTCCGAGACTCTTCGGCCCAGGAGACCAACGCCACACAGCCGTCTGCCTCTTCGCTGACTTCCCAACAGGCAGGCCAGATCTACGTTCTGCCGATACGGGGCGAGATCACGAACGTCACTCATGATAGTCTCAAGCGACGACTGGGCATGACTGAGGGGACGAACCTCCAGATTGTCGTTATCGAGCTCGATACCCCAGGCGGTGCCCTGAAAGCCACGCTTGAGATATGCCACGAGCTCAAGGCGTTGCGAGACGACGGTGTGCGTGTGGTCGCTTGGGTTAACCACGAGGCTTACAGCGCCGGGACGATCATCGCCCTCGCGGCTGACGAGATCGTTATGGCCCGGAACGCGACCATCGGCGACTGCCAGCCGATCCAGATCACCCAGGAAGGAGCCTCGGCGATTCCCGACGACATCAAAGCCAAGGCCGTAAGCCCCTTGCTGGCGGAGCTGGAGGACTCGGCAAGGCGAAACAACTACGAATACGAAACCCTCCTGGCACTCATCGATCCTGCGGTCAGTTTGTACTGGTTGAGGAACACCGAGACCGGCGAGAGACGGCTGGTGGACACTAAGGGGCGGGACAGGCTGTTCGGCCTGGAGCGAAAAGAGAGCGCTGGCGGCGGCGTCAGCGGCCTGCTGAAGATCCTGGGCACGAACACGGAGAAAGACACGAAGGACTCAAGCGGTGACGTGTCGGATTCCAGGAGCCGCACGGCCTGGAAGTACGTCGAAAACGACCCGAGCCTGGGGCGAATCTCGCAGCCGGTCGATGGGCCGGATCAATTGTTGACCATGCGAACGGACAAGGCCAAGGCCTTTGGTTTCTGCCGGGCGACGGTCAGCAACGACGCGGAGCTTCGCGAATACCTGAAAGTAAACTGGCCGGTCACCCGTCTGGAGAGTAACTGGATCGAGTCCATCATTAAGTGGCTGGCTTCGCCGCTGGTGCGGGGCATCCTGTTCCTCTTCATGCTCTTGGCGATCTACACGGAACTCAACACTCCGGGTGTGGGCATCGCGGGTGCCGTCGCCCTGATTTGCCTGATCCTGTTTCTTGGGGCGCCCTACCTGACCGGCTACACGGTGACCTGGGAAATTGTGGCAATCGTCCTGGGCGCGATCCTGCTGCTGATCGAGATATTCGTCATTCCCGGTTTCGGAGTGGCCGGTGTACTGGGCGTGATTCTGATGGCCGTCGGTCTGCTATTCTCCTTCGCCCCATCCGAGCCGGGCTTCGAACGCGAGCTGTGGCCGAGGATACCCACCTTCGGAATGATTTATGTCTACCTCAAGCACGGGTTGTACGCCCTGACAGGCGGTCTGGTGGGCTCGCTGGTCGGCATGTACTTCATCGCCCGTTACCTGCCGCGTGTGCCCGTGGCCGGCAGCTTGATCGCTCCGAACCCCGACCACGAGGCCGTCCAGCTCGATGATCCTTATCATGGGGTCGCCCTGGTTGGTGACACGGGAACCGCCGAGACCCTGCTGCGGCCGGCGGGGAAGGCCCGATTCGGCCGGATGCTGGTTGACGTTGTCTCCGAAGGTGAGTACATCGAGAGCGGCGCGGCCGTCGTAGTTGTGGAGCGGAGGGGCAATCGCGTGGTAGTGCGACGGGCCGGATGA